ctgcactaaccacatcctctggcaacaaattccagagcttaattgtgcgttgagtgaaaaagaactttctctgattagtcttaaatgtgctacttgctaacttcatggagcgccccctagtccttctattatccgaaagagtaaataaccgattcatatttacccgttctagacctctcatgattttaaacatctctatcatatcccccctcagccgtctcttctccaagctgaaaagtcctaacctctttagtctttcctcataggggagctgttccatcccctttatcattttggttgcccttctctgtaccttctccatcgcaattatatcttttttgagatgcggcgaccagaattgtacacagtattcaaggtgcggtctcaccatggagcgatacagaggcattatgacattttctgttttattcaccattccctttctaataattcccaacattctgtttgcttttttgactgccgcagcacactgagccgacgatttcaatgtgttatccactatgacacccagatctctttcttgggtggtagcacctaatatggaacccaacattgtgtaattatagcaagggttatttttccctatatttatcatcttgcacttgtccacattaaatttcatctgccatttggatgcccaattttccagtctcacaaggtcttcctgcaatttatcacaatctgcttgtgcagAACAGAGGTAGAAGTGCCAGGGAGCCTCAGGCCATCAGGTGGAAAGGATTCCCTGCATCTGCTGAGATCCTGAAGAGAGGGAATGCTGAAGGTTCTGTGGGGATTGCTCTCGAGTGACCGTCCGCTTCCGTCCtgtggtctagtttaaaagctccaCACTCTCTCCTTTTGAAACCTTTGCACCAGCAGCTGGGTTCCCCCCCTGGTTATGGTGGAGCCAGTGCTGTCGGAatattctcccccttccccagtcccTAACAATTCTAGAACCCTCtcccctgcaccatcatctcatccacacattgagcaacaggagctctgcctgcctctggaatgGGGGGGCATTTCTGAGAAGGCAACccaggaggttctggatttcagtttcctgccTAAGAGCCTTAGTTTAGCCCTCAGTACGCCCCACGCCACATGTACAATggccggctcttccccagcacctcctgaaattctatctaggtgactcgggaggtctgccaccttcgtacCAGGCAGGCAAACTACCAAacgatcctcatgcccatcagccacccagctctcTACATTGCTAATGATTGAATTGCCAACTACAACCCTTCCCCTCACTGTATTTGGTGCAGAAGACTAGATAGCCCTCTGTCTCACTGCTacacttctgtctgcatcttaatatttatttattttcaatatcCTTATCCCATCtcttaagattttttttgtcGTGACCAGCAATGGGACTAAAATTAGTCCTTCATTAAACTGGTGTTAATTGCACTTTGTTCTAAATCACTAGCTGACTCTGTTTTGAACAATTTTAATAGGGCTAATAATCCATGTGTCAAAAAATGTGACCTGTGGGAATTAACACCAGTGACTACTTGCCAAAGGAACCACGTCTCACACCTTCTCACAGATCAAGCAAGagacctttgcaaactcacaattttaAACTAAGAATTCAGTTCTAACATTAAGCTACACACAAGAGTTATTTCAACCTCCTTTCTATTTCCAAGAATTAAATTCTAACCTTCAGCTGCTCACAGGAATAATTCAACCTGTCTGTTTTCACGAACACACAGCATTTATAAATTTAGAATTAAATTGCAGGAATTAAACTGCACAGAGGATTAAGTCAAGCTCTATTTCCCAGCACACAAATATGCACAGACAGTAATGCTTTATCCCTTAAACAAACTCTTTCCCAGCAAACGTACCCAGTAGCAGATACAGCAGTCACAGTCAGGATCTGCCAGGCTGAGGGATCATTCTGAaccttctatttgctttctttttttatcaCCACCGCaagctgagctgaggatttcaacttatttttttcctggctggtgactCCTAACAGCACGAGCACTTCATTTACCTCTCACTTATATGCTTCTCTTTTCTGGCCTCTTGATGCCAGATCCTGGGAGTATTCCAGCTTTTGTTCATAAGGGTAGAGTCCACTCAAATGGGGGGAGAGTGTGTGCTTAAAGGGCTCCAGAGTCCCCCCACCCACTTGCAAGGGAGGACGATGGTTTCCTCTAACTAGATCCCTCACCCCATGGACCTCAGTGGTATTGCCCTCTTACATATCACTTTCATAGGTGCCAGCTTAGTGAGAGCAGTGAGTCCTTGAACACCCTCAATATTGGACAAATTCCATCACTGTGTCAAGGAAGGGGTAATTTTTGTTGCCTTTTCTAGCACCTCCAATCACTATGAAAATGTGGCACTCATGATTTCATCTCTAGGTCATTCACCCCCATATATATCAATGACATcacctcttaaatatctcttccccacgtCATTCACTCCCATAGACCTCAATGGcatcaccctcttaaatatctcttccccacatcattcactcccatagacctcaatggcatcaccctcttaaatatctcttccccatgtCATTCACCCCCATACACCTCAAAGGTGTCGCCCTCTCAGATATCTTTTCCCCATGTTGTTCACCCACATAAACATCAATGGcatcaccctcttaaatatcgCTTCCCCATGTCATTCAACCCCATAGACCTCAAtgttgtcataagaacatgccatactgggtcagaccaagggtccatcaagcccagcatcctatttccaacagtagccaatccaggccataagaacctggcaagtacccaaaaactaagtctatcccatgttaccgttgctagtaatagcagtggctagtcatTTTCTTAAATAACTCTTCCTCACGCCATTCACCCCCATAGACCTCAATGTTAtcttcttaaatatctcttccccacgtCATTCATCCCCATAGACCTCAATGTTGTCAtcttcttaaatatctcttccccacatTTTACAGCACAAGACCACAAAGGTGTCTCCCTCTCAAATATTTTTTCCCCACATTATTCACCCCCATAAACGTCAATGGagtcaccctcttaaatatctcttccccacatcaTTCACCCCCATAAACTTCAGTGGGGTCATCCCTATATATGTGTATGTTAGAGGGGAGAAGACATGGGGGTGGGTATAGTAGATTCTTTcaaatatatgaaaaatataaatcaaGCACAAGGagcaaatatttttcatggaaaaggaTGCTCTAAACCAATAGGTCCTGATATCAGGCTTTAAGGGGTTTGTGTGGAGCAATaccatgaaatatttattttccagaaagagtggtggatgcatgaaatggccTCCAAGGGGGAGGTAGTGGAATCAAAAAAAGTAACAAGGTTCAGGAAAGTCTGAGAGAGGCATAGAGTTTTTGTACTTGCAAGGAAGTGAATGGGAAGCTGAACCAGGAGGTAAAGGGGGCCGAATGTATGTTTCTATTTTGAGTTGTGAAACTAATATCAGAACTGCAGGATTTAAAGCAACATTTACTACAGAAGGACGATTTGGAGAACAAGGGGGTCATCACATGAAGATTGAAGGGAGGGAGGCTCAGATGGaaggttggaaaaaaaaacctttttaacgAGAAAGAGGGTGGACACCGGAACCAGACGTCCAGCGGAGGTTTCAGGAGCCAAAATGGTGGCAAAATGCAAGCTTGCATGGGAGGGAGATGAGCACAGATATGGAGTAAGACCTGCGGGAGCACAGATGAGCAGGCTGGGTGGGTAAACatcttctgtttttctaatagtaattcttgttctcctaggacagcaggatggcggtcctcacatgtgagtgacatcatcagatggagcccggcccggaaaacttctgtcaaagtttctagaaactttggctggcacactgagcatgcccagcatggcactaaacctgcatccatgtggggtctctcttcagtccttttttttccacagagctaTCATCCCACGGAGGTGGAACTCATTCTCTTTGGTCAGAAAACTTGAATTTTTCTTTGcgaaatgttttcctttttcacTTCATTTTCCTGCGCTGGGTCTCTCTTTGGTCCCCTCAGGTTCTTCTCATTTGGTGAGTACTTTTCACCTCTCCCATATCCGCCGGTCATCGTGCCCTTGCGGTCTCTGTGCACTGGGGGCTTTCGTCAATGCCCCCAGTCCCCCAGACTATGTCCTTAACATAGTCCTTAACAGATCCATATGAAGTGTATATCCTCTTCCTGGGGGCGTCGTACGATGTCCACGGCTGCAATttgtgtgcccagatgaccccgaagggctgTTGGGCCaggctggacaaaatggagaaagtgTTTGGCTCGGACAAATCCAAGCCCTCTACTCCGGCGTTGGCGTCCTCAACACCTAGGGACCGAGGAGAACCGATTGCCCTCAATCCCTCGGCCACCACCCCTCCCCTGAAGCTCTTCGGGCAGGGGGGCTCCGGAGATCGGCCAGTCTTGGTGTCCTCGAAGTCCCGGACTTCTGGATCATCGTCCTCGgcgccagggaaagaccaggccgagcatctTGGGAGATCCCGCAAACATCGGCACCAGTCCCCATCTGTGCACGGGACCGGGCATGTGAGGACCATGGTGCTTGTCGCCCTGCCGCCTAAGCGGACTTGACACTGTGAGGCCCTATCCTCCCTCAATGTCGGTGGTCCGGGGCCATCTGCACTGATTCCGGTGCCAGACATCAACCCTCCTTGGGACCCTGAGGAGGAGTTGAGCCCAACCCTCCCCTCTCAGCCTTCCCTCTCATCAGAGGCCTTCGAGGCGGAGTTGGAGTTTTGGGTGCGCCTGGCGGTGGATCGTGCTTTGCTCGAACATGAGCCGATGCCCCCACCACCGATACTGGTGCCTTCGCCGACGCCTTCAAGGCTGGCGCCTGCACTGATGCCGACTGCAGTAACTAGGCTGGAACCATTGCTGGATTGCCTCGATGTCCTCCTTTGTGCCCTCCCAATGCAGTTGATGCCGGTGCCTTGCGATTTCTTGGTGAACTGTAGAGCACAAAAACACAAGGTGTCCGAGTTGGTCCTTGTGGGGGACTCCTTGGGAGATGAAGGGCTGTCGGTGCCATCTGTACCTCAAGACCCCACGGTGCCATGCCCGGTGCTTCCGGGGCCAGGGCTCAGCCCTCTGGGACCCATGGTTCCCCCAGGCCTCCCAGCACCTGCACCTAAAGCCATGCCTGGGGCTCCACATCCCTCCTCTCCGGATGGTCTCGAATAGCTCAATggcccctatgacccctggggccAGGATATCTCCGACGCCTCATCGGTGGACTCCAATGACCTTCCGTTGGATCCTTCCCCTTCAAAGGAACACCGGCTTCCCAATCGGAGGACTTCACCTTCGCTGGGTTCGTCCATAAGATGGCCGAGGCTATCCCCTTCCAACATGATGGAAGAGGAAGCCCACCATAAAATGCtcgagatcctccagtttgtcgACACCCCGAAGGAGGTCGTAGTGGTGCCGTTGCATGATATCCTCTGGGACCTGCTCCTCCGGCTAAGGGAACACCCCCTCTCCGTTGCCCCTGTTAACCAGAACTGATGGGGTGTACCTAGTACAGCAGACTGTAAGCTTTGAAAAGTGCCAGCTTCCCCAACAGTCGGTGGTGGTTGAATTGGCGCTCAAGAAGGCAAAGTAGTCAAAAACCCATGTGTCAGCCCCTCTGGGTAAAGACAACTGGACATGGGATGCCATGGGAAGGAGGGTATATCAGGGATCCATGTTGATAGCCCGGATCGCCTCCTACCTttttatacatgacccagtacaccTGCAATCTCTGGAAAGAAATCCAGGACATGGCGGACGGTCTGGCGCAGCAGCCCCAGGAGGGCCCTTATGGCGCTCGTTCAATAGGGCCTTGTATGTGGTATGCACGAGGTGCGTGCTACCTACGATGTCTTTGAGACAGCAGGGCATGTAGCGGCGGCAGGTATTTCTGCTCATCATCTAGCCTGGCTTAGGGCCTCAGACCTTCGTCCTGAGGTTCAGGACCAGCTGGCAGACTTGCCTTGCACCAGAGAAAAtctttttggagacaaggtcaaggaCGTGGTCGcacagttaaaggaccatcatgagaccctccagcacttaTCTGCCGGATCCTTggcctcacagacctcttccagTCACTCTGTCCGGGACAGAGGAGACCTTTCTATAGATCTAGAAAGTACTTCCCGCCGGCCCCCCGCTccaggctgcagcaggagagcaCCAGGGGCAGATCCCTCCAGCTGCATGACCCACGCCCTCAGCCAGCCCCCCAGACCAGTCCCGCTACGGGGTTGTGACTggtggcaagggggggggggggggtgtgccagTCGCCTCTTCTGGTGCCAGGGAATCCCCCGGTCAGGGGCCGGCTCTGCTTTTTCGCAGACTGGAAGCCGGCCTTGACGTCGGATTGATGGGTTCTGTCCGTCATCAGGTGGGGTTATGGGCTGAATCTCGTGGAAACTCTACCAGATTTTCCCCTGAGCCCACAGTGGGGGTCTCGTCTCACATCCAGAGCTGCTGTCCCTTCTGCAAGTCAGGGACAGCAGGGTCGGGAGTTTTACTCTCGTTACTTTCTGAATCcagagaaaacaggaggccttcatcccattctggatttgcgagccttgaacagattcctaaaaaaggaaaaattcaagatgatatCCTTGGGCACCATAATTCCCCTGTTAAACcaaggggactggctttgctcccttgacctGAATGCACACATCACGGTCCTCCCAAGTCACAGGAGGTATCTTCGCTTTGTGGTAGGGCTCCAACATTTTCAGTACTGCATGCTCCCGTTTGGCCTCGCCTCTGCGccacaggtcttcacaaaatgtcttgctgtGCTGGGGGCTTACCTGTGCCAGCTCAGAGTCCAGGTGTTTCCATACCCGGACGACTGGCTGGGGCAAAGCGACACGCAGGCCGGGGCACTGTACAGTACTATTCAGGTCCTGGAATACCTAGGGTTTTTAATCAACAATCCGAATTCAAACCTCTGCCCCTTGTCGCGGCTGGCTTTCATCGGGGCCGTCCTGGATGCGTCAcaagccaaggccttcctgccacaCGACAGAGCGTGTGCGATGGCCTCCCTGGCAAGGGAGATTCAAATGAGCATGCTGGTTTCGGTGCGGCATATGTTGCAACTTTTAGGGTGACTGTGCATGTCACTCCTTTTGCCCGTCTCCATATATGCCGAACCCAGCGGTCCCGGCGCTCCCAGTGGCCACAGGCCACCCAGGGCCTTCAGGTCCGCATCCAGGTGTCCCCATCAGTCCGGACCTCCCTGACTTGGTGGATGGCTCCATTCAACCTAGAGCGGGGTATTCCCTTTCGGGCACCCTTGCCTCAGGTTGTGCTGATCACGGATGCGTCCCACTTGGGGTGGGGAGCCTATGTCGATAGCCTCCGTACCCAGGGTTTCTGGACCGCGCAGGAGTCGCAGTTCCGGATAAACCTCTTGGAATTGAGGGCAATCTGGTACGCCCTATGGGCCTTCCGGGACTGCTTGGCTAACAAGATCATCCTTGTTTGGACGGAtaatcaagtggccatgtggtttatcaacaagcaggggggtaAGCAGGTCCTTCTTTCTTTGTCAGGAGGCAGTgcaaatctggagctagttgctGGTGCAGGGGATATTTCTCCAGGCCATGTGCCTGGCGGGCACACCCTAGCGGACCGGCTGAGCCGCAccttccaacctcacgagtggtccctgaaacaggaggtAGCGGATCGGCTCTTCCatctcggcagaggagacccgtctcgcaATGATAGCATAGGAAGTtccagatgcaggttcccagtgctgagctgtagatgagacagactgacaatgttagattactcactaacaggtcgatccagtaaagtgtgctccgtcggagcgcactgtcaccctgctctggacgcgtgttttcccttaccccttattcagtaaggggaggaaaacacgcggcccacccgcggcacctaatagcgccctcaacatgcaaatgcatgttgatggccctattaggtattcccgagcgatccagtaagtaaaatgtgcagccaagccgcacattttactccaagaaattagcgccgcccaaaggtcggcgctaatttcttccggcgccagggaagtgcacagaaaagcagtaaaaactgcttttctgtgcaccctccgacttaatatcatagcgatattaagtcggaggtccccaaaagtaaaaaaaagtaaaaaaaaaaaataaaaaatttttgaattcggcccgcggctgtcgggccgaaaaccggacgctcaattttgccggcgtccggtttccgagcctgtggctgtcagcgggctcgagaaccgacgccggcaaaattgagcgtcggctgtcaaacccgctgacagccgccgctccaggccaaaaggaggcgctagggacgcgctagtgtccctagcgcctccttttcctcgtttgcaccgcgtcgcctaatttaaatactggatcgcgcgcaccggcgaggggccggtgcgcgcgccgggagagcgggcgttagtctgctctcccacggactttactggatcgggctgtaagttggaagctgtatagatggagatcccagcaggcagaagtagttgaatacaggcaccgaggcagggagagcaggccctcgaggagtgagtacctgatccctgataggcacctgaaagaaagcaaagggccccgaggagcaggtacccaagttagagaattaccccgaagggtcagagagagcttccagcggcagcagggaagcggcagagtagcttagactggacaagtccaatccttgctaactcgatttgttagcaaacgaagggcaggctaaatacccggatcgcgtgacgtcactcaagggggCCGCCCCCGAAGTTctcgccatgatgtggataaagacgtgggtggcgtgcgcacagcgcaccctaggaggccctcaggagaaacatggcacattgccttgccattgccgttccggggacgccggagagagcggcatgcagatgcggcgatagccatcttcccaaggctagcggggagagcagagagaaagatgaggcacagaggttgaagccgtctgagaccgacggacgcaacagttacCACCAGCGCCtctattgttgtgcccattggtacCTGGTTCATTGTCTGTTGGGCCCGCTGGTTCGggccagcctgtagctagggattcacccatgtgtgaggactaccatcccaggatagcaggatgttagtcctcacgaaacccactcgCCTCCCTGCGGATTCGGGttcttctggttggtttgttctttttcttgtATCTACGTACacgactgaagagagaccccacgTGGACGCAGggatagtggcaggctgggcatgctcagtgtgccagccaaagttttccgtgccgggctcgaTCTGTTGTTgtcaccccatgtgtgaggactaacttcctgctgtcctaggagaacacctgttgcaggtaagcaatttcATTTTCCCCTCCTTCCGATAAAATGCAGCAGATCATCTCATGGCAATGGTTTGCTCTTTTGGCTTCAATGTCAGAGAACTAGCGACTTTCAAAGGAAAGCCATGATTGTCATGTGGCAGCTGGATCCCTTCACAGGGCCCAATGTTGTAGAAAGGGGGAGGAAGGGTTTTAAAGCATTGATGGACTGAATTTGTTATGTTCTGTGATACCTTCttcttgttttttctctctccaggAACAGACAAAGCAACATCTTGCTCCACTTGATTGAAAGGTGAGAGCAGGTAGGATGGAGCAGCCATACCGGAAGCGGAGGATATGCATCGTGGCGCTCTTCTTGATTGGCGTGATGGCTCTCTTATTGCTCTATAGGCTCCAAAACCATATTGGCTTCTGGCTGAAACACAGGACAGAGTTGTTCACGGCCTGTGGCCAGCACCCTTACCTTGAGTTTCTTGTAGAAAAGGccagccaatccaaagtcaagtGTCCAGAGCCTGGCCTGTGGATCATTAAGTCTGATGGGCGGCTAGGAAACCAGATGGGACAGTATGCAACTCTATATGCATTGGCCAAGCTTAGTGGTCACCAAGCATACATCATGCCAGACATGCATGCCTGGCTGTCTCCTATCTTCAAGATTACCTTACCTGTCTTGAATAATGATGTGGTTAATATGGTGCCCTGGAGGAACTATGAACTCCATGACTGGATGTCAGAGGAATACAAACAAATTGAAGGAAAATACGTGATGCTCACCGGCTTTCCCTGCTCATGGACCTTCTACCACCACATCCGAGAGGAGATCCTCCGAGAATTCACCTTCCATGACTTCATCAGGGATGAGGCCAACAAGCATTTAGAGGAGGTGAAAGGGAGCAGGAGGAATGCCACCTTTATTGGAGTTCACGTGCGAAGGGGGGACTATCTCAAAGTCATGCCAGACATCTGGAAAGGGGTTGTGGCAGACAAGGCCTACCTGGAGAAGGCAATGGGCTATTTTCGTAGTAAGTACCATGAGCCTATCTTTGTGGTAACCAGCAACGGAATGCATTGGTGTAAACAGAACATTGACACCTCCAAAGGAGATGTCTACTTCTCCGGGGATGGGATTGAGTCCTCGCCTGGGAAGGATTTTGCTCTCCTTGCCCACTGCAACCACACCATCATGACCATTGGCACCTTTGGCTACTGGGTGAGTTACCTGGCTGGAGGAGAAACTATTTATCTCACCAACTTCACTTTACCAGATTCCAGGTTCTTGAAACTTTTCCACTATGATGCAGCCTTCCTACCTCAGTGGATTGGGATCCCTGCTGACCTTTCGTCTCTCAGGAAACCTTGATAACAGGAGGGAAAAATATCCATGACCAGGGTGATACTAACCTTTGGCTTGGAACTGGTGAAAATTATCATAAAACACTTGTAGTACTTATATTTTTTCTGGCTTTAAATATTTCTAATATATGGGTACTCAATAAAtcattttatatatgtatatgagTATCTCCATCAATATCATGTTTACAATGTTCAATGTACAAAAATCTTTTATTACAAAATCCACTAAAGCAATAACATTTCAATATATGTTAaaaaccagcttgcaatccagaaaaggacaacgcctcctgtcccatgactttttagttttcttagaagccccctcatgagggagtttgtcaaacgccttctgaaaatccaaatacaccacatctaccagttcacctttgtccacatgtttattaaccccttcagaaaaatgtaggagatttctgaggcaagacttcccttgggtaaatccatgctggctgtgtcccattaaatcatgtctgcctatatgttctgtgattttgtgcTTTATAAAAATTTCcatcatttttcccagcactgaagtcaggctaactggtctgtagttcccggatcacctctggagccttttttatatatcggagttacactggccaccttccaatcttcaggtacaatggatgattttaatgataggttgcaaaatAGTTTTAATagatctgaagtttcatttttgagttctttcagaacccctgaggtgtataccatccggtacaggtggtttgctactcttcagtttgtccattGTGATTTGGGTcggttcatctgaatcgtcacccttgaaaaccacctCTGGAATGggtatgtccccaacatcctcctcaataaacaccgaagcaaagaattcatacATGAGGAGGTTGAATTAAGCTATACAGCTGCTATGACCTGGTCGAGACAGCATGAGAATGTGGTTTGGGATATTCCCCCGACCAGCCCTACAGTGGTTTGGAAAGAGCTGCTTGCCATGAAGTGTAGGATGGCCAACAGGTTGGTGAGGCTGGGGACAGCACAGGATCTTGCTGTCTTGCTGTGACTGGATCCATATCCCCTCGGATATTTTTATATAATtccaggcagggctggtgcaagagtattgggtgccctaggcaacctttgcactgcccccccccccccccccccccatgtgttcGGCACCGACTGTGTGCGTCTCTTTGCtgtgagcaggataggccccgcttgcggcaccatgtggctgctcttcggcgcacCCTACggcttggcg
The DNA window shown above is from Rhinatrema bivittatum chromosome 19, aRhiBiv1.1, whole genome shotgun sequence and carries:
- the LOC115080672 gene encoding galactoside 2-alpha-L-fucosyltransferase 2-like; translation: MEQPYRKRRICIVALFLIGVMALLLLYRLQNHIGFWLKHRTELFTACGQHPYLEFLVEKASQSKVKCPEPGLWIIKSDGRLGNQMGQYATLYALAKLSGHQAYIMPDMHAWLSPIFKITLPVLNNDVVNMVPWRNYELHDWMSEEYKQIEGKYVMLTGFPCSWTFYHHIREEILREFTFHDFIRDEANKHLEEVKGSRRNATFIGVHVRRGDYLKVMPDIWKGVVADKAYLEKAMGYFRSKYHEPIFVVTSNGMHWCKQNIDTSKGDVYFSGDGIESSPGKDFALLAHCNHTIMTIGTFGYWVSYLAGGETIYLTNFTLPDSRFLKLFHYDAAFLPQWIGIPADLSSLRKP